The region TCAAGGACCCCAACGGCAACATCACCTGGGTGCCGCCGGAAGGTGGCGGCGGCCCTGGCTACCCAAATATGTGACAGCAGTTGATTGAAAAGCATCAAGAAGCTTTCTATTTTGTGGGGGCGCATTCCCATCTTGAAGTCGCGTCATGCCAGCCGCGCTGCGCGACCTTACCCGCAGAACTTCCGTGTTGGAGGAAAGACAATGACCTATACCGCGCCCGTAAAAGACATGCTGTTCGTGATCAACGAACTAGCCGGCTTCGACGAGGTCGCCGCGCTGCCGGGCTTCGAGGACGCCGGCGCCGAAACCACGCAGGCGGTGCTCGAAGAGGCCGCGAGGTTCAACGGCAAGGTGCTGGCTCCGCTGAACTTCGAGGGCGACAAGCACGCGAACGCGTGGCGCGACGGGCAGGTCACGACTACGCCTGGCTTCAAGGAGGCGTTTCGCCAGTTTGCCGAAGGCGGATGGCAGGGCCTCATGCATCCGGTTGAATTCGGCGGCCAGGGGCTGCCGAAGCTGGTCGCCACGCCGTGCATGGAGATGCGGAATGCGGCCAACCTATCGTTCGCGCTATGTCCGCTGCTAACCGACGGTGCAATCGAAGCATTGCTGACCGCCGGCTCCGACGAGCTGAAGCAGCGCTACGTGCCGAAGCTGATTTCTGGCGAATGGACCGGCACAATGAACCTGACCGAACCGCAAGCCGGTTCCGATCTCTCACTCGTGCGCACACGGGCTGAGCTGCAAGCTGACGGCACCTACAAGGTGTTCGGCACGAAGATCTTCATCACGTGGGGCGAACACGACATGGCCGAGAACATCGTTCATCTCGTGCTCGCGCGCACGCCGAACGCGCCCGAAGGCGTGAAGGGCATTTCGCTCTTCGTCGTACCGAAGTTCATGGTGGGCGACGACGGTTCGCTCGGTACACGCAACGACGTGTATTGCGTGTCGATCGAACACAAGCTCGGCATCAAGGCGAGCCCGACTGCGGTGCTGCAATACGGCGACCACGGCGGCGCGACCGGCTATCTGGTCGGCGAAGAAAACCACGGCCTCCAATACATGTTCATCATGATGAACGCGTCGCGGTTCGCGGTCGGCATACAGGGTGTTGGGGTCGCGGATCGCGCGTATCAGAAGGCCGCCGCCTATGCGAAGGAGCGGGTGCAGAGTTGCCCCGTCGACGGCTCCACGAAGCAGTCCGTCACGATCATCCATCATCCCGACGTGCGGCGCATGCTTGCATCGATGCGCGCGCTGACCGAAGGTGCACGCGCGCTCGCCTACGTCGCCGCCGCGCACTGCGATATCGCGCATCGTCATGCTGATGCAGCTACACGCGCCGGACATCAGGCGATCTACGAGTACCTCGTGCCGGTGGTGAAGGGCTGGAGCACGGAACTGTCGATCGATGTCGCGAGTCTCGGGGTGCAGGTGCACGGCGGGATGGGCTTCATCGAAGAGACGGGCGCGGCGCAGTACTATCGCGACGCGCGCATTCTGACGATCTACGAAGGCACGACGGCGATCCAGGCCAACGACCTGGTCGGCCGCAAGACGGCCCGCGACGGTGGCGCGACTGCACGCGTGATTCTTGCGCAGGTCGACGAGACGATCGTGGCGCTCGAGCGCCACGCCGCTTACGCGGCCGATCCGGCATTCAAGTCGATGCATCGGCATTTGAGCGCGGGACGCGATGCGCTCGCGCATGGGGTCGATTTTGTGGTCGCGAATACGAAAAGCGATCCGAATGCGGTGTTCGTCGGCAGCGTGCCGTACCTGAAACTCGCGGGGATCGTGTTGTCGGGTTGGCAGATGGCGCGCGCGCTGCTGGTCGCGACCGACAAACAATCAGACGATCCGTCGTTCTACGGCGCGAAGCGCGCAACCGCGCACTTCTTTTCGGATCACATCCTGCCGCAGGCACCGGCACTCGAAGCGTCCATTGTCAGCGGCAAGAGTGGTGAAGGCGGGCTCGCTTTGAAAGAAGAGCAGTTCTAATGGGCAGTCGAAATCGTCTTGTCGAAATAGGTGCGTGTAGTAGCGGTTGTCATCCGTGCTCTGTTTCGATCATGGTCTGTTGTCAAACGCGTTGAAGATCGAGGCCAGTTGCTTACCCGTGAAAAGTCACCGTCGCTCGGCAGACCGCGCACGCGCTGCAAACCCGCGGAGCGCAGCGTGACTGAGCGGGAGACGGACCTGCTGCACCGGGTTCTACGCTTTCTTTTGACGGTGGGGCTGCCGGTCGCCGCCGCCGTCGAAGTGGGCGTGCGGCCCTGGCTGGTCTACGCAGTCCTGAGTGCGATCCAGGCGTTCGTGGGCGACGAGGGCGGGACCTCGCTGCGACGCCTCGGCTACATGGCGATCGGTCCGATGGCGCTGGTGGCAGGCGCCGCGGTTGGGACTGCGACCGTGTCGCTGCCGCTCCTGTTTCTAGCTATCATCTTTGTGCTCGGGCTGTTCTACGGACTGGTCGAAGGGGGGCACGCCCATCTGTTGCTGCTGGCGCGGTTCATCGGCTACGGACTGGTGATGGGCTACGCGGTGGTGCCGCTCGATTTCGCGGACTGTGCCGCCGCAGCAGCCGCGGTGGCCGAGGCCTGGACGATCTCACTGCTTTGGGACCTCGCCCAGGGGCGGCTTCGCCCGCTCGGCGTCGAGCCGGTTTGGAATGCCATGAACATCGAGCTCATGGGCTGGCGGACGCGCTGGACCTTCGCGCTGTGCGCGGGCCTCAGCATTGTCGCCGCGACTTTGGCCTGCGCGTGGCTCGGTCTCGGGCATCCGTATTGGGCGACGTTGACCATACTGGTAGTGCTGCGCAGCGAGATGACGTCTAGCTCGGACCGGATCATCGAGCGTGTCCTCGGCACGCTGATCGGCATAGCCGCCGTCGCGCTGTTGGTCAGTGTGGCGCCCGGTCAAGCTCCACTCCTGGCCGGTATGATCGTCGCCGCGGCGCTGCGCTGGCCGGCGTTCCGCGTGCATGTCGCGCTGGGCACAGCGACGATCACCGCGTTCGTGCTGCTACTTGGCGAGCTTCTGGTCGGCACGCCGCAGGCGGCGACCCATCTGCTGCAGGACCGGCTGCTGGCGACCATGGTTGGGTGCTGCTTCGCGATGGCCGGGATCGGGCTGCATCGGCAACTCGGGCGCCGACCACGGACGGCGCCTGCCGCGGTGGAGCGTTAGGTCGTAGACCCACACAGAACGTTGGCCGGATGAACTGGGCATGCAACAGAACGACCTCGTGCCCCAGTGAGCGGATCTTGCGGGCCCACCAATGCGCGCTTCGGCAGGCTTCGAGGGCAACGCGGCCGGCAGGCCGTCCCGTCAGGAACACGATCAGGTCATCTCGCCCGAATCTCCGGTTAGCAACCTCGCCAGTGTCTGCGTCGACCCAGTACATCTGGAGCATCCGCTTCGCAATATCGAGTCCGTATGTCGTAGCAATCATTTCGGGCCTCCGTTCCTCAAGTGGCTGTGTCGAAACCCGACTTTGGCACATTGACGCCGGCCGGTTTCGGAGGCCCCTATGCAACAGGCCTTCGTCCCCGGATGGGAGGGCGGTGTCCATTCCTACTGGGCCGGCACCGACCAACGAACAGAACAGACCATTCGACCCGGCCGTAAGCTAAGGAAGCCTGACGAAATTGACCGCCCCTACGTTTGCACGCTCTCGTCTGCGCCAGCCCGCAGGCTTCCGCCACTAATCGTACCTGCGCCCCGAGGCTTCACGTGCTAACACAGACGAAACGTTCTCGGACAGCCTCTTCAGGAGGAAGGGGAGGTCAACAGCAGATCGTTGTCTTTGGCGAAGTTCAGGACGAAGTCGAAAGCGTGTGGCTCGACGTCACGCAGCCGGCAGTCAAGCACGACACATTTCATGTTGCCGATGATCATTGGGCGAACGTAGAGCGAGTATCGAAGGTGACGGTCTTTCTTCCTGATACCGCCGGCCGCAGGTCCAAAACACGACATCGCTCCGGCAAGACGTTCCGACCAGTCGCTTGGCCGAAAAGTCTTTCCGCTGTTCGTAATGCCATGTATGACATATTCAATTAAACGTGCGTCGGTCATGTGCAGATCTATTTCGCCCATTCGCGTGGCGGCGGGCAAGGTATTCCAGAAAAGGCTGTGGCAATTGCGGCGCAGCCCGCTATGCCACCGAACTGGACGCTTCCATCCGGAACATCCCAAACGGGATCAATCCATCTGCGGCGGCGCTGAGTGAGCCGAATCAATTGATGCTCTACGGTATGAAGCGTGTGAATTGTTCAGTGAATGTGCGGGCGAGTGAAGCCCCGCGTTTGTAATGGACTGTTCCTGATGGGGGGCATTGACTTTTCCGGCCGGGCGGCGCATTTCGGCGAGCAATTTACATGGCCCCTGAGCGAGCCACCTGAAGCTCGCATGGCCCTGCACGGAGTGTCCGGACCGCCGATCGAGATGCGCTCAAAGCAATTGGGAATGGATTGCGACGCTCTGAAACCAGACTAAGGCCAAATACGCATCTCGCCAGGAACAGACCATTGCGGCTCCGCGACTAAATATAGCAGCGCCGAGACCGTAACATCGCAGTTCATCGGGACAGATCGCCGAATGGCAGGCAAGTCGTAGAGGCTTTTCACTTCTTTCCTCACCGCATTTGATCTTTGAATCGCTTTCGTTAGGCCCCCGGGGCGAGCGGAATGAACCCGAGGGATATGAAGGCGTTCGGGCAAGATCGGTCCACGTGAACTTATA is a window of Paraburkholderia phytofirmans OLGA172 DNA encoding:
- a CDS encoding DUF3579 domain-containing protein — protein: MTDARLIEYVIHGITNSGKTFRPSDWSERLAGAMSCFGPAAGGIRKKDRHLRYSLYVRPMIIGNMKCVVLDCRLRDVEPHAFDFVLNFAKDNDLLLTSPSS
- a CDS encoding FUSC family protein, encoding MTERETDLLHRVLRFLLTVGLPVAAAVEVGVRPWLVYAVLSAIQAFVGDEGGTSLRRLGYMAIGPMALVAGAAVGTATVSLPLLFLAIIFVLGLFYGLVEGGHAHLLLLARFIGYGLVMGYAVVPLDFADCAAAAAAVAEAWTISLLWDLAQGRLRPLGVEPVWNAMNIELMGWRTRWTFALCAGLSIVAATLACAWLGLGHPYWATLTILVVLRSEMTSSSDRIIERVLGTLIGIAAVALLVSVAPGQAPLLAGMIVAAALRWPAFRVHVALGTATITAFVLLLGELLVGTPQAATHLLQDRLLATMVGCCFAMAGIGLHRQLGRRPRTAPAAVER
- a CDS encoding acyl-CoA dehydrogenase encodes the protein MTYTAPVKDMLFVINELAGFDEVAALPGFEDAGAETTQAVLEEAARFNGKVLAPLNFEGDKHANAWRDGQVTTTPGFKEAFRQFAEGGWQGLMHPVEFGGQGLPKLVATPCMEMRNAANLSFALCPLLTDGAIEALLTAGSDELKQRYVPKLISGEWTGTMNLTEPQAGSDLSLVRTRAELQADGTYKVFGTKIFITWGEHDMAENIVHLVLARTPNAPEGVKGISLFVVPKFMVGDDGSLGTRNDVYCVSIEHKLGIKASPTAVLQYGDHGGATGYLVGEENHGLQYMFIMMNASRFAVGIQGVGVADRAYQKAAAYAKERVQSCPVDGSTKQSVTIIHHPDVRRMLASMRALTEGARALAYVAAAHCDIAHRHADAATRAGHQAIYEYLVPVVKGWSTELSIDVASLGVQVHGGMGFIEETGAAQYYRDARILTIYEGTTAIQANDLVGRKTARDGGATARVILAQVDETIVALERHAAYAADPAFKSMHRHLSAGRDALAHGVDFVVANTKSDPNAVFVGSVPYLKLAGIVLSGWQMARALLVATDKQSDDPSFYGAKRATAHFFSDHILPQAPALEASIVSGKSGEGGLALKEEQF